The proteins below come from a single Carassius carassius chromosome 11, fCarCar2.1, whole genome shotgun sequence genomic window:
- the LOC132153049 gene encoding probable UDP-sugar transporter protein SLC35A5, translating into MAPSSSSSFCRCCCPCSRLCSRSSVYTLVLGLGFVTLGTSRILLLKFSANEENKYDFLPASVNLMAEAIKLVFCLVMSVRVVIREGRSYKDLGYSSGASFLSYLKWSVPAFLYFLDNLIIFYVMTYLQPAMAVLFSNIVIFTTAILFRVVLKRRLSWVQWASLIILFLSIVSLTTGSGDQHAIAVHGLHPAHISTPSNSCLKYAHPKPEHQNHNETYWKREMWDSQLIHRLNSFGLGYVLLLLQCFISALANIYNEKILKEGEQLVESIFIQNSKLYVFGLIFNSLTLLLHSDYRDLTLHCGILYGHNVFSVALVFITAGLGLSVAFILKFRDNMFHVLTGQITTVIVTALSLFLFDFHPSMDFFLQAPVVLLAIFIYHSSKLKDPEYSLQHERLGVINGEMFDRSRGNEEELERLTKANTESESEEESF; encoded by the exons ATGGCCCCGTCCTCATCCTCTTCTTTTTGCCGTTGCTGCTGTCCTTGTTCACGGCTTTGCTCAAGATCTTCCGTCTACACTTTGGTTCTGGGTCTGGGTTTTGTCACCTTGGGAACCAGTCGCATCCTATTACTAAAATTCTCGGCCAATGAAG aaaataaatatgacTTTCTTCCTGCATCTGTGAATTTAATGGCAGAAGCCATCAAACTAGTATTTTGTTTAGTGATGTCAGTACGAGTGGTCATTCGAG AGGGCCGCTCTTATAAAGATTTGGGGTATTCATCTGGTGCCTCTTTTCTCAGCTACCTGAAATGGTCTGTTCCTGCATTCCTCTACTTCCTCGATAACCTCATAATCTTCTATGTGATGACCTATCTGCAACCT GCCATGGCAGTATTGTTTTCCAACATTGTTATTTTTACAACAGCCATTCTCTTCCGAGTTGTTCTAAA GAGGCGCCTGTCTTGGGTGCAGTGGGCATCTTTGATAATTTTGTTCCTGTCCATTGTGTCATTGACCACTGGCAGTGGTGACCAGCATGCCATTGCTGTACATGGCCTCCACCCAGCCCACATTTCCACCCCTTCTAATAGCTGCTTAAAATACGCCCATCCCAAGCCAGAGCATCAGAACCATAATGAAACATACTGGAAACGTGAGATGTGGGACAGCCAGCTCATCCACAGGCTGAACAGCTTTGGCCTGGGTTATGTCCTACTGCTGCTGCAGTGCTTCATCTCTGCACTGGCCAACATCTACAATGAGAAGATCCTCAAGGAGGGGGAGCAGCTAGTGGAGAGCATCTTCATCCAGAACAGCAAGCTGTACGTGTTCGGTTTGATCTTCAACAGCCTTACGCTGCTCCTGCACTCTGACTACCGTGACCTGACGTTACACTGCGGCATCCTCTATGGACACAACGTCTTCTCCGTCGCACTGGTTTTCATCACAGCTGGCCTAGGCCTGTCAGTGGCCTTCATTCTCAAGTTCCGTGATAACATGTTCCATGTGCTTACAGGCCAGATCACCACGGTCATCGTCACTGCGCTCTCTCTTTTCCTGTTTGACTTTCATCCATCAATGGATTTCTTCCTGCAGGCACCTGTAGTACTGCTAGCCATCTTTATCTACCATAGCAGTAAACTGAAGGATCCGGAGTACTCACTACAGCACGAGAGGCTCGGGGTCATCAATGGAGAGATGTTTGACAGGTCAAGAGGG